In Flavobacterium sp. WV_118_3, one DNA window encodes the following:
- a CDS encoding SufE family protein: MTIKAIQEEIVDEFSMFDDWMQRYEYIIELGKSLPLIEEQYKQDENIIKGCQSKVWLYAEEKDGNIVFTADSDAILTKGIIAILIRTFSNQSAQAILEANTDFIDEIGLKEHLSPTRANGLVSMIKQIKMYALAFQSKN; the protein is encoded by the coding sequence ATGACGATAAAAGCAATTCAGGAGGAGATTGTAGACGAATTCTCGATGTTTGATGACTGGATGCAACGGTACGAATACATCATTGAACTGGGGAAAAGTTTACCGCTCATTGAAGAACAGTATAAACAAGACGAAAATATAATTAAAGGCTGCCAGTCGAAAGTATGGTTGTATGCGGAAGAGAAAGACGGAAATATCGTTTTTACGGCCGATAGCGATGCCATCCTGACCAAAGGGATTATTGCCATCCTGATCCGTACCTTTTCGAACCAGTCGGCGCAGGCTATTTTAGAAGCCAATACCGATTTTATCGACGAAATCGGATTAAAAGAACACTTATCACCAACCCGTGCGAATGGACTGGTGTCGATGATCAAACAAATTAAAATGTATGCTTTGGCGTTTCAGTCCAAAAATTAA
- a CDS encoding SUF system Fe-S cluster assembly protein — MEEFNDTINLGENVVTVLKGIYDPEIPVDIYELGLIYDVMINEDNDVKILMTLTSPNCPVAETLPMEVEEKIKSIDAVKSCEVEITFDPPWSKDLMSEEAKLELGML, encoded by the coding sequence ATGGAAGAATTTAACGATACTATAAATCTGGGAGAAAATGTGGTAACAGTACTGAAAGGTATTTATGATCCTGAAATTCCGGTAGATATTTACGAATTGGGTCTTATTTATGATGTAATGATCAATGAAGACAATGACGTAAAGATCTTAATGACACTTACTTCACCAAACTGTCCGGTAGCGGAAACTTTACCGATGGAAGTAGAAGAAAAAATCAAATCCATCGATGCGGTAAAATCCTGTGAAGTGGAAATCACGTTCGATCCGCCATGGAGTAAAGACCTGATGAGCGAAGAAGCCAAACTCGAACTGGGAATGCTGTAA
- a CDS encoding DUF2480 family protein, with translation MEEIVNRVANSVLQVFDLEDYYPEGPRFSIDISQWLYEGLVLREKDFREQLKNHNWETYKDGFVALSCSTDAIVPAWAFMLITAYLEPVAKNVFWGTIPQMEIGLYQEILQKLDYSSYQDKPVIIKGCSRKPVPQEVYVLATQKLMPVAKSIMFGEACSAVPVYKRK, from the coding sequence ATGGAAGAGATTGTAAACAGAGTCGCGAATAGTGTTTTGCAGGTTTTTGACCTGGAAGACTATTATCCGGAAGGGCCTCGTTTTTCCATTGATATTTCGCAATGGCTTTACGAAGGTCTGGTGCTGCGCGAAAAAGATTTCCGCGAACAGCTTAAAAACCATAACTGGGAGACCTATAAAGACGGTTTTGTGGCACTATCCTGTAGTACGGATGCGATTGTTCCTGCGTGGGCATTTATGTTAATCACGGCTTATTTGGAGCCGGTTGCCAAAAATGTTTTCTGGGGAACGATTCCGCAAATGGAAATTGGATTGTATCAGGAAATACTGCAAAAGCTGGATTATAGCAGTTATCAGGATAAACCGGTGATCATCAAAGGGTGCTCCCGCAAACCGGTTCCGCAGGAAGTCTATGTGCTGGCCACGCAAAAGCTGATGCCGGTTGCCAAAAGCATTATGTTTGGCGAAGCCTGTTCGGCCGTTCCGGTTTATAAACGCAAATAG